One region of Streptomyces rishiriensis genomic DNA includes:
- the holA gene encoding DNA polymerase III subunit delta, whose product MAKKTANDDPLAPVTLAVGQEDLLLDRAVQEVVAAARAADADTDVRDLTSDQVQPGTLAELTSPSLFAERKVVVVRNAHDLSADTVKDVKAYLGAPAEEITLVLLHAGGVKGKGLLDAARKAGAREVACPKMTKPADRLAFVRQEFRATGRSATPEACQALVDSIGSDLRELASAVSQLVADVEGTIDEAVVGRYYTGRAEASSFTVADRAVEGRAAEALEALRWSLSTGVAPVLITSALAQGVRAIGKLSSARGGRPADLARELGMPPWKIDRVRQQMRGWTPDGVAAALRAVADADAGVKGGGDDPGYALEKAVVAVARAARSGGRG is encoded by the coding sequence ATGGCCAAGAAGACTGCGAATGACGATCCTCTCGCCCCGGTGACGCTTGCCGTGGGCCAGGAGGACCTCCTGCTCGACCGTGCCGTGCAGGAGGTGGTGGCCGCCGCCAGGGCCGCCGACGCCGATACGGACGTGCGCGACCTGACCTCGGACCAGGTGCAGCCCGGCACGCTCGCCGAGCTGACCAGCCCCTCGCTCTTCGCGGAACGCAAGGTGGTGGTCGTACGCAACGCGCATGATCTGTCCGCCGACACGGTCAAGGACGTGAAGGCGTATCTGGGGGCACCCGCCGAGGAGATCACGCTGGTGCTGCTGCACGCCGGCGGAGTCAAGGGCAAGGGGCTGCTGGACGCCGCGCGCAAGGCGGGGGCGCGGGAGGTGGCCTGTCCGAAGATGACCAAGCCGGCGGACCGGCTGGCCTTCGTGCGGCAGGAGTTCCGGGCGACCGGCCGGTCGGCCACCCCCGAGGCGTGCCAGGCGCTCGTCGACTCCATCGGCAGCGATTTGCGGGAGCTGGCCTCGGCCGTGTCCCAGCTGGTCGCCGATGTCGAAGGGACCATCGACGAGGCCGTCGTCGGGCGGTACTACACCGGGCGGGCCGAGGCCTCGAGCTTCACCGTCGCCGACCGGGCGGTGGAGGGGCGTGCGGCCGAGGCGCTGGAGGCACTGCGCTGGTCGCTGTCGACCGGGGTCGCGCCGGTGCTGATCACCAGTGCGCTGGCCCAGGGGGTGCGCGCCATCGGCAAGCTGTCCTCGGCGCGCGGTGGCCGGCCGGCCGATCTCGCGCGCGAGCTGGGCATGCCGCCCTGGAAGATCGACCGGGTGCGCCAGCAGATGCGGGGCTGGACACCGGACGGCGTGGCCGCCGCGCTGCGGGCCGTCGCCGACGCAGACGCGGGAGTGAAGGGCGGCGGTGACGACCCCGGGTACGCCCTCGAGAAGGCCGTCGTCGCCGTGGCGCGGGCGGCGCGGTCCGGGGGACGCGGATAG
- a CDS encoding AMP-dependent synthetase/ligase: MSDTQTLIENRPPSVAGLFLERVASTPDAEAYRYPVPAAAGEGPDDWKSLTWAQAAERVYAIAAGLIELGVRAEERVALAASTRLEWILADLGIMCAGAATTTVYPQTNADESAFILADSESKVLIAEDAAQLAKAVEKRAELPALTHVVVIDPAGVETADWILTLDELEKRGAARLEKEAELIKERVGAITKDQLATLIYTSGTTGRPKGVRLPHDNWSYMAKAIAATGLVGPDDVQYLWLPLAHVFGKVLTSGQIEVGHVTAVDGRVDKIIENLPVVQPTYMAAVPRIFEKVYNGVAAKARAGGGAKFKIFQWAAEVSREYAKAAQDNFRRTGTAAVPFGLGAKHKVADALVYAKIREAFGGNLRACVSGSAALAPEIGYFFAGAGIHILEGYGLTESSAASFVNPGEAYRTGTVGKPLPGTEVRIADDGEILLRGPGIMEGYHGLPEKTAEVLEADGWFHTGDIGELSPDGYLRITDRKKDLIKTSGGKYIAPAEVEGQFKAVCPYVSNILVHGADRNFCTALIALDEPSLLDWAKDNGLAGKSYADVVAAPVTVELIEGYVKQLNEGLQRWQTIKKFRLLPRDLDVEHGEITPSLKLKRPVVEREYKHLIDEMYAGSREA, from the coding sequence GTGAGCGACACACAGACACTGATCGAGAACCGTCCGCCGTCCGTCGCGGGCCTCTTCCTGGAGCGCGTGGCGTCCACGCCCGACGCCGAGGCCTATCGGTACCCGGTACCGGCCGCGGCCGGCGAGGGACCCGACGACTGGAAGTCCCTGACCTGGGCGCAGGCCGCGGAACGGGTCTACGCGATCGCGGCCGGTCTGATCGAGCTGGGCGTGCGGGCCGAGGAGCGCGTCGCGCTCGCCGCCTCCACCCGGCTCGAGTGGATCCTCGCCGACCTCGGCATCATGTGCGCCGGGGCCGCCACGACCACCGTGTACCCGCAGACCAACGCCGACGAGTCGGCGTTCATCCTCGCGGACTCCGAGTCCAAGGTGCTGATCGCCGAGGACGCGGCCCAGCTCGCCAAGGCCGTCGAGAAGCGCGCCGAACTTCCCGCCCTCACCCATGTGGTCGTGATCGACCCGGCCGGTGTCGAGACCGCCGACTGGATCCTCACCCTCGACGAGCTGGAGAAGCGCGGCGCCGCCCGGCTGGAGAAGGAGGCCGAGCTGATCAAGGAGCGGGTCGGCGCGATCACGAAGGACCAGCTCGCCACCCTGATCTACACCTCCGGCACCACCGGCCGGCCCAAGGGCGTCCGCCTGCCGCACGACAACTGGTCGTACATGGCGAAGGCGATCGCCGCGACCGGCCTGGTCGGCCCCGACGACGTGCAGTACCTGTGGCTGCCGCTCGCGCACGTCTTCGGCAAGGTGCTCACCTCCGGCCAGATCGAGGTCGGGCACGTCACCGCCGTCGACGGCCGCGTCGACAAGATCATCGAGAACCTGCCGGTCGTCCAGCCGACGTACATGGCCGCCGTGCCGCGCATCTTCGAGAAGGTCTACAACGGGGTCGCCGCCAAGGCCCGCGCCGGCGGCGGAGCCAAGTTCAAGATCTTCCAGTGGGCCGCCGAGGTCTCCCGCGAGTACGCCAAGGCCGCCCAGGACAACTTCCGGCGCACCGGCACCGCCGCCGTCCCCTTCGGGCTCGGCGCCAAGCACAAGGTCGCCGACGCGCTCGTCTACGCCAAGATCCGCGAGGCCTTCGGCGGCAACCTGCGCGCGTGTGTCTCCGGGTCGGCGGCGCTCGCACCGGAGATCGGCTACTTCTTCGCCGGCGCCGGCATCCACATCCTCGAGGGCTACGGCCTGACGGAGTCCTCCGCGGCCTCCTTCGTCAACCCCGGTGAGGCCTACCGCACCGGCACGGTCGGCAAGCCGCTGCCCGGCACGGAGGTGCGGATCGCCGACGACGGCGAGATCCTGCTGCGCGGCCCCGGCATCATGGAGGGCTACCACGGGCTCCCCGAGAAGACCGCCGAGGTCCTGGAGGCCGACGGCTGGTTCCACACCGGCGACATCGGCGAGCTGTCGCCCGACGGGTACCTGCGCATCACCGACCGCAAGAAGGACCTCATCAAGACGTCCGGCGGCAAGTACATCGCGCCCGCCGAGGTCGAGGGACAGTTCAAGGCGGTGTGCCCGTACGTCTCCAACATCCTCGTGCACGGCGCCGACCGGAACTTCTGCACGGCACTCATCGCGCTCGACGAGCCGTCGCTCCTCGACTGGGCGAAGGACAACGGGCTGGCCGGAAAGTCGTACGCGGACGTCGTCGCCGCGCCCGTCACCGTGGAGCTCATCGAGGGCTACGTCAAGCAGCTCAACGAGGGTCTCCAGCGCTGGCAGACCATCAAGAAGTTCCGGCTGCTGCCCCGGGACCTGGACGTCGAGCACGGCGAGATCACGCCGAGCCTGAAGCTGAAGCGGCCGGTCGTGGAGCGGGAGTACAAGCACCTCATCGACGAGATGTACGCCGGATCGCGCGAGGCGTAG
- a CDS encoding nuclear transport factor 2 family protein — translation MAEHPHAELVRKGYEAFGRGDMDALRGLMTGDCTHHVPGSHMLAGDFKGLDAVMDMYGRLFSETGGSLRVDLRTVLVDGRGHAVSLHRITAERNGKHMDETGGIVFRIVGDKISDLDECVEDIDASNEFWS, via the coding sequence ATGGCTGAACACCCGCACGCGGAGCTCGTCCGCAAGGGGTACGAAGCCTTCGGCCGCGGAGACATGGACGCCCTGCGCGGGTTGATGACGGGGGACTGTACACACCACGTACCCGGTTCCCACATGCTCGCCGGGGACTTCAAGGGCCTCGACGCGGTCATGGACATGTACGGCAGGCTGTTCTCGGAGACGGGCGGGTCGTTGCGCGTCGACCTGCGCACCGTGCTCGTCGACGGCCGGGGGCACGCCGTCTCCCTGCACCGGATCACCGCCGAGCGCAACGGCAAGCACATGGACGAGACCGGGGGCATCGTCTTCCGGATCGTCGGTGACAAGATCAGTGATCTCGACGAGTGCGTCGAGGACATCGACGCGAGCAACGAGTTCTGGTCCTGA
- the rpsT gene encoding 30S ribosomal protein S20: MANIKSQIKRIKTNEKARLRNKAVKSSLKTAIRKAREAAAAGDVEKATEYQRAAARQLDKAVSKGVIHKNQAANKKSALASKVETLKG, from the coding sequence GTGGCGAACATCAAGTCCCAGATCAAGCGGATCAAGACCAACGAGAAGGCTCGGCTGCGCAACAAGGCCGTCAAGTCCTCCCTGAAGACCGCGATCCGCAAGGCCCGTGAGGCTGCTGCCGCGGGTGACGTCGAGAAGGCCACCGAGTACCAGCGCGCTGCCGCGCGTCAGCTCGACAAGGCCGTCTCGAAGGGCGTCATCCACAAGAACCAGGCCGCCAACAAGAAGTCGGCGCTTGCTTCCAAGGTCGAGACCCTCAAGGGCTGA
- the lepA gene encoding translation elongation factor 4 has translation MPAIPDNVPEPSRTAPALIRNFCIIAHIDHGKSTLADRMLQLTGVVDQRQMRAQYLDRMDIERERGITIKSQAVRLPWAPTEQPGKTHILNMIDTPGHVDFTYEVSRSLAACEGTVLLVDAAQGIEAQTLANLYLAMENDLKIIPVLNKIDLPAAQPEKFSEELANLIGCDPDDVLKVSAKTGLGVEALLDRVVADVPAPIGIQDAPARAMIFDSVYDSYRGVVTYVRVIDGQLNKRERIRMMSTGATHELLEIGVSSPEMKSADGLGVGEVGYLITGVKDVRQSKVGDTITTLHKGATEALGGYKDPKPMVFSGLYPLDGSDYPELRDALDKLQLNDAALVYEPETSAALGFGFRVGFLGLLHLDVIRERLEREFGLDLIATAPNVVYRVVMEDGAEHTVTNPSEFPEGKIDEVYEPVVRATILAPSEFIGSIMELCQTRRGTLLGMDYLSEDRVEIRYTLPLAEIVFDFFDQLKSKTRGYASLDYEPTGEQASSLVKVDILLHGDKVDAFSAVTHKDAAYAYGVRLVAKLRELIPRQAFEVPIQAAIGSRVIARETIRAIRKDVLAKCYGGDISRKRKLLEKQKEGKKRMKMVGSVEVPQEAFIAVLSSDENAGSGKGKK, from the coding sequence GTGCCCGCGATCCCTGACAATGTGCCCGAGCCGAGCCGTACCGCCCCGGCTCTGATCCGTAATTTCTGCATCATCGCGCACATCGACCACGGCAAGTCCACGCTCGCCGACCGCATGCTCCAGCTGACCGGAGTGGTCGATCAGCGGCAGATGCGTGCTCAGTACCTCGACCGCATGGACATCGAGCGTGAGCGCGGCATCACGATCAAGTCCCAGGCGGTCCGACTGCCCTGGGCCCCGACCGAGCAGCCGGGCAAGACCCACATCCTCAACATGATCGACACCCCCGGGCACGTGGACTTCACGTACGAGGTGTCCCGGTCGCTGGCCGCCTGTGAGGGGACCGTCCTCCTGGTCGACGCCGCCCAGGGCATCGAGGCCCAGACTCTCGCCAACCTCTACCTGGCGATGGAGAACGACCTCAAGATCATCCCCGTACTGAACAAGATCGACCTTCCGGCCGCCCAGCCCGAGAAGTTCTCCGAGGAGCTCGCCAACCTCATCGGCTGCGACCCGGACGACGTGCTCAAGGTCTCCGCCAAGACCGGCCTCGGTGTCGAGGCGCTGCTGGACCGGGTCGTGGCCGATGTGCCGGCCCCGATCGGCATCCAGGACGCGCCCGCGCGCGCCATGATCTTCGACTCGGTCTACGACTCCTACCGCGGTGTCGTGACGTACGTGCGTGTCATCGACGGTCAGCTCAACAAGCGTGAGCGGATCCGCATGATGTCCACCGGCGCGACGCACGAGCTGCTGGAGATCGGCGTCTCGTCCCCCGAGATGAAGTCGGCCGACGGCCTCGGTGTCGGTGAGGTCGGCTATCTGATCACCGGTGTGAAGGACGTCCGCCAGTCCAAGGTCGGTGACACGATCACCACCCTGCACAAGGGGGCCACCGAGGCGCTCGGCGGCTACAAGGACCCGAAGCCGATGGTCTTCTCGGGTCTGTATCCGCTGGACGGCTCCGACTACCCCGAGCTGCGCGACGCCCTCGACAAGCTGCAGCTCAACGACGCCGCGCTGGTGTACGAGCCGGAGACCTCCGCCGCCCTCGGCTTCGGCTTCCGCGTCGGCTTCCTCGGTCTGCTGCACCTCGACGTGATCCGTGAGCGGCTGGAGCGCGAGTTCGGGCTCGACCTCATCGCCACCGCGCCCAACGTGGTCTACCGCGTGGTCATGGAGGACGGCGCCGAGCACACGGTCACCAACCCGAGCGAGTTCCCCGAGGGGAAGATCGACGAGGTGTACGAGCCCGTCGTACGCGCCACGATCCTCGCGCCCTCCGAGTTCATCGGGTCGATCATGGAGCTGTGCCAGACCCGGCGCGGCACCCTGCTCGGCATGGACTACCTCTCCGAGGACCGGGTCGAGATCCGCTACACGCTCCCGCTCGCGGAGATCGTCTTCGACTTCTTCGACCAGCTGAAGTCCAAGACGCGCGGTTACGCCTCGCTGGACTACGAGCCCACCGGCGAGCAGGCCTCCAGCCTGGTCAAGGTCGACATCCTGCTGCACGGCGACAAGGTGGACGCCTTCTCGGCGGTCACCCACAAGGACGCGGCGTACGCGTACGGCGTACGACTGGTCGCCAAGCTGCGCGAGCTCATCCCGCGGCAGGCCTTCGAGGTGCCCATCCAGGCGGCCATCGGCTCCCGGGTGATCGCCCGCGAGACCATCCGCGCCATCCGCAAGGACGTCCTCGCCAAGTGCTACGGCGGTGACATCTCCCGTAAGCGGAAGCTGCTGGAGAAGCAGAAGGAAGGCAAGAAGCGGATGAAGATGGTGGGTTCCGTGGAGGTTCCGCAGGAGGCCTTCATCGCCGTCCTGAGCAGTGACGAGAACGCGGGATCGGGCAAGGGCAAGAAATAG